From one Brachypodium distachyon strain Bd21 chromosome 4, Brachypodium_distachyon_v3.0, whole genome shotgun sequence genomic stretch:
- the LOC100820959 gene encoding auxin-responsive protein SAUR36 encodes MAGAKRLAQLAKKWQRVEALGRKRLTVTAKEDEECCTSVPAKGHCIMYTADGRRFEVPLVYLSTTVFGELLRMSQEEFGFASDGKITLPCDAAVMEYAMCLLRKNASAEVEKALLSSMVTSCHYIGCAMPTVGASQQICCL; translated from the coding sequence ATGGCCGGTGCCAAGAGACTTGCTCAACTAGCAAAGAAGTGGCAGAGGGTGGAAGCACTTGGGAGGAAGAGGCTCACGGTGACAgccaaagaagatgaagaatgCTGCACTTCTGTACCAGCCAAGGGCCACTGCATCATGTACACGGCTGATGGGAGGCGCTTCGAGGTCCCGTTGGTGTACCTCAGCACGACAGTCTTTGGCGAGCTCCTGAGGATGTCTCAGGAAGAGTTTGGCTTTGCAAGCGATGGCAAGATTACACTCCCTTGTGATGCCGCAGTGATGGAGTATGCAATGTGCTTGCTCAGAAAAAATGCCTCTGCCGAGGTTGAGAAGGCGTTGCTGAGCTCTATGGTGACTTCATGCCACTACATTGGTTGTGCGATGCCTACTGTTGGAGCCAGCCAGCAAATTTGCTGTTTATAA
- the LOC100823406 gene encoding auxin-responsive protein SAUR36 encodes MVSAKRLAQMAKKWQRMAAMGRKRLKRTTSTRAADECCTTSSVAVKGHCVVYTADRGRFEVPLQYLGTAVFSELLRMSQEEFGFAGGDDGRITLPCDAAVMEYAMCLLGKDASAEVVKAFLSSVATPCWFDGGVVAPCVGFNQHVAVC; translated from the coding sequence ATGGTTAGTGCGAAGAGGCTTGCTCAAATGGCAAAGAAGTGGCAGAGAATGGCAGCCATGGGGAGGAAGAGGCTCAAGCGGACGACATCGACAAGAGCAGCCGACGAGTGCTGCACGACGTCATCGGTGGCGGTAAAGGGCCACTGCGTCGTGTACACCGCCGACAGGGGTCGGTTTGAGGTGCCGTTACAGTACCTCGGCACGGCCGTCTTTAGTGAGCTCCTGAGGATGTCTCAGGAGGAATTTGGTTTCGcaggcggcgatgatggccgGATCACGCTGCCCTGCGACGCCGCTGTCATGGAGTACGCCATGTGCTTGCTCGGGAAAGATGCCTCCGCGGAAGTCGTGAAGGCCTTCCTGAGCTCCGTCGCGACGCCCTGCTGGTTTGACGGCGGTGTGGTGGCGCCATGCGTAGGGTTTAACCAGCATGTAGCCGTTTGCTAG
- the LOC100846460 gene encoding auxin-responsive protein SAUR36 produces MVSAKRLAQMARKWQKMAAHGRKRLTRPTTTADECCATSPSSPVAVKGHCVMYTADGARFEVPLPYLGTTVVGELLRMSHDEFGFASDGRITLPCDAAVMEYVMCLLGRDAPEEVKRAFLSSVVRPCHCEDGLEQYSMGPTRVAVSGF; encoded by the coding sequence ATGGTGAGCGCCAAGAGGCTTGCTCAGATGGCAAGGAAGTGGCAGAAGATGGCAGCCCACGGGAGGAAGAGGCTCACacggccgacgacgacggccgaCGAGTGCTGCGCGACATCGCCTTCATCGCCGGTGGCCGTGAAGGGGCACTGCGTGATGTACACCGCCGACGGGGCGCGGTTTGAGGTGCCGCTGCCGTACCTCGGCACGACGGTCGTCGGCGAGCTCCTGAGGATGTCCCACGACGAGTTCGGCTTCGCCAGTGATGGCCGGATCACGCTGCCGTGCGATGCGGCGGTGATGGAGTATGTCATGTGCCTGCTCGGAAGGGACGCGCCGGAGGAGGTGAAGAGGGCTTTCCTTAGCTCTGTGGTCAGGCCTTGCCACTGCGAGGATGGCTTGGAGCAGTACTCAATGGGACCTACTAGAGTAGCTGTTTCTGGTTTCTGA
- the LOC100822785 gene encoding putative disease resistance RPP13-like protein 3, with amino-acid sequence MESAAASAFLKSVMGRLFLVLEKEYNKQKGLRQDTLSIQQDLRMIAAAMDDRLHALGNSPRRTAVARLYSEEMLGLAHDAQDCIDRIVHRLTCRPRGGGGGGGASLVRRVAHELKKVQSRSGFADEIHKLKSRLKDAHQRVISIPIAAPTYHEFASPPPSSKTCRVARNPVGIGKPVEELLSLLDEVEGEPEQLRVISVVGFGGLGKTTVARAVYDSPHAAERFDCRAWVAAGRSTETNGDGVGEILRDILRQVLPEDGMDVGDDQRLEALLTEYLKHKRYLIVIDDIGMEQWSAINSTFEDNGERSRILLTTTIHSTANICSHGNGYVYQLNTLGEEDSKKIALQGVQSPELEQGSKTLLQKCGGLPLALVSVSDFLKSSGEPTGELCAKLCRNLGSHLKEKHDHDNFTELRKVLMHNYDSLSVYAMTCLLYLGVFPNNRPLKRKVVIRRWLAEGYARSDSLRSEEDIADENFKALIDRNIIQPIDTRNNAEVKTCRTHGIMHEYVLQKSVSQKFIVTSSRDHPRACVNFNNACHLSIHGGNVTDGDTSDEDLSRVRSLTITGNAGDAISYVHKCKLLRVLDLEECNDLEDSHLKHIGKLWHLRYLSVGGTIGKLPSSIGEMHCLETLNLRRTKIKTLPIEAIMMYHLAHLFGKFTVDKDDMKNANKMSKVMKFLSGNKSNLKTLAGFVANEGQGFLQLMGHMRNLRKVKIWCQQVAEGANYTTDLSKSIQNFTKVPIDSAGANSLSLDSEECSEDLLNSLDFDPCPEGFKYNLRSLKLHGKLLQLPPFVTLLSGLTELSISSITLTRDLLSSLINLGNLLYLKLIAYQLENFEMKKGAFPSLRRLCFIVQSLSSALPAIEQGALPNLVSLQLLCPGLVGLSGIQTRHLKHLKEVTVDHRVPDQTRHDWEQAMKNHPNRPRLLLLKSGTVSVESEGPGQEEAYAMREKRKICLVQPSPDDGLDSGLKKMRLSDSSSRLQVTVHPVLLRDTNNVYQNNVYHLQNKAEMDGNLPEHTSNKTVKPLRGACPLAAELKREKIDNVELRVVTDSQRKQFDDLVRQLKESDKAMLPSNSSTQ; translated from the exons ATGGAGTCTGCGGCTGCGAGCGCTTTCCTGAAGAGCGTCATGGGGAGGCTCTTCCTGGTGCTGGAGAAGGAGTACAACAAGCAGAAGGGCCTCAGGCAAGACACCCTCTCCATCCAGCAGGACCTCCGCatgatcgccgccgccatggacgaccgCCTCCACGCCCTGGGGAACAGCCCACGCCGCACGGCCGTCGCCAGGCTGTACAGCGAGGAGATGCTCGGCCTGGcgcacgacgcgcaggactgcatCGACCGCATCGTGCACCGCCTCACCTGCAGGccgcgcggcgggggcggcggcggaggggcgTCGCTGGTCCGCCGGGTCGCGCACGAGCTGAAGAAGGTCCAGAGCCGCTCGGGCTTCGCCGACGAGATCCACAAGCTCAAGTCCCGCCTCAAGGACGCGCACCAGCGGGTCATCAGTATCCCCATTGCCGCCCCCACCTACCACGAAttcgcctcgccgccgccgtcctcgaaGACGTGTCGCGTGGCGCGGAACCCGGTGGGCATCGGAAAGCCCGTGGAGGAGCTCCTCTCGCTGCTGGACGAGGTGGAGGGTGAGCCGGAGCAGCTGAGGGTGATCTCCGTCGTGGGATTCGGCGGCTTGGGGAAGACCACCGTCGCGAGGGCGGTCTACGACAGTCCTCACGCCGCGGAGAGATTCGACTGCCGTGCTTGGGTCGCTGCCGGTCGCTCAACAGAGACCAACGGCGACGGGGTCGGTGAGATCCTACGCGATATACTCCGGCAAGTTCTCCCCGAAGACGGCATGGATGTCGGCGACGACCAACGTCTTGAAGCCTTGCTCACTGAATACCTCAAGCACAAGAG GTACTTAATTGTCATTGATGATATTGGGATGGAGCAATGGAGCGCTATAAACTCCACCTTTGAAGACAATGGTGAAAGAAGCAGAATACTACTGACCACAACTATTCACTCAACAGCTAATATATGTAGCCATGGCAATGGTTATGTGTACCAGCTGAACACACTTGGTGAAGAGGACTCCAAGAAAATAGCACTTCAGGGAGTACAATCGCCTGAGCTGGAGCAGGGTTCGAAGACGCTGCTGCAGAAATGTGGTGGTCTTCCACTTGCTCTTGTTAGTGTCTCTGATTTTCTGAAAAGTTCAGGTGAGCCCACAGGGGAGCTGTGTGCAAAGCTATGTCGCAACCTGGGTTCTCATCTGAAGGAGAAGCATGACCATGACAACTTCACAGAACTGAGAAAGGTGCTTATGCACAACTACGACAGTTTGTCTGTATACGCTATGACCTGCCTGTTGTACCTTGGTGTATTCCCAAACAATCGTCCCCTCAAAAGGAAAGTTGTGATCAGGCGGTGGTTAGCTGAAGGATATGCACGGAGTGACTCTCTTCGCAGTGAAGAGGACATCGCGGATGAGAATTTCAAGGCACTTATCGATCGGAATATCATCCAGCCTATTGATACAAGAAACAATGCTGAAGTGAAGACGTGCAGGACTCATGGCATCATGCACGAATATGTGCTCCAAAAGTCTGTGTCACAGAAGTTCATCGTGACATCATCTCGTGATCATCCAAGAGCCTGTGTGAATTTTAATAATGCTTGCCACCTTTCTATCCATGGTGGCAATGTGACAGATGGCGACACATCTGATGAGGATTTATCTCGTGTTCGGTCTCTGACAATTACTGGGAACGCAGGTGATGCTATTTCTTATGTTCATAAGTGCAAACTACTACGAGTCTTGGATCTGGAAGAATGCAATGATCTGGAAGACAGTCATCTCAAACACATTGGCAAGCTATGGCATCTGAGATATCTAAGTGTTGGGGGCACTATTGGGAAGCTTCCGAGCAGCATCGGAGAAATGCATTGCTTAGAGACCCTCAATTTGAGGAGAACCAAGATAAAGACATTGCCCATTGAGGCCATTATGATGTACCACTTAGCCCATCTGTTCGGGAAATTTACGGTTGACAAAGACGATATGAAGAATGCAAACAAGATGAGTAAAGTAATGAAGTTCTTGTCTGGAAACAAGAGTAACCTGAAGACTTTAGCTGGATTTGTTGCCAATGAGGGGCAAGGGTTTCTGCAACTTATGGGTCACATGAGAAATCTGAGAAAGGTCAAGATATGGTGTCAGCAAGTTGCAGAAGGAGCTAACTACACCACTGATCTTTCCAAATCCATTCAGAATTTCACTAAGGTTCCCATAGACAGTGCTGGTGCTAATTCTCTATCACTTGATTCAGAAGAATGTTCCGAAGACTTGCTGAATTCACTTGATTTTGATCCATGCCCCGAAGGTTTCAAATACAATCTGAGGTCACTGAAGCTACATGGCAAACTACTCCAGTTACCTCCATTTGTTACCTTGCTGTCAGGTCTCACTGAATTGTCTATTTCATCCATTACTCTGACACGGGATTTGCTATCTTCCCTGATCAATTTGGGTAACTTGCTTTACCTCAAGCTGATCGCGTATCAGCTTGAGAATTTTGAGATGAAAAAAGGGGCATTCCCAAGTCTGCGACGTCTGTGCTTTATAGTGCAAAGTCTCTCGTCAGCTCTCCCAGCAATTGAACAAGGAGCTCTGCCGAACCTCGTCTCACTGCAGCTGCTCTGTCCGGGTCTAGTTGGTCTTTCAGGCATCCAAACCAGACACCTCAAACATCTCAAGGAGGTCACGGTTGACCACCGAGTGCCTGACCAAACAAGACATGATTGGGAACAAGCAATGAAGAACCACCCGAATAGACCGAGACTCTTGTTGCTCAAAAGTGGTACTGTTTCAGTGGAAAGCGAGGGACCGGGCCAAGAAGAAGCTTATGCCATGAGGGAGAAGCGGAAAATATGTCTTGTCCAACCAAGTCCTGATGATGGATTGGATTCTGGTCTCAAGAAGATGCGGCTTTCAGATTCTTCTTCGCGGCTCCAAGTGACCGTCCATCCAGTGCTGTTGAGGGACACGAACAATGTTTATCAGAACAATGTTTATCATTTGCAAAACAAGGCTGAGATGGACGGTAATTTGCCTGAACACACATCAAATAAAACAGTTAAGCCTTTGCGTGGTGCCTGTCCCCTTGCTGCAGAACTTAAGAGAGAGAAGATCGACAATGTTGAGTTGCGGGTTGTTACTGACTCCCAGCGCAAACAATTTGATGATCTGGTGAGGCAGTTAAAGGAATCAGACAAAGCTATGCTGCCATCTAATTCCTCTACACAGTGA
- the LOC100822474 gene encoding auxin-responsive protein SAUR36, with protein MVSAKRLAQMAKKWQKMAAMGRKRLTRTTSTRAADECCTTSSVAVKGHCVVYTADGCRFEVPLRYLGTAVFGELLRMAQEEFGFAGGDDGRITLPCDAAVVEYAMCLLGKDASAEVMKAFLSSVARPCSFDGCVAAPCVGLNQYAAVC; from the coding sequence ATGGTTAGTGCCAAGAGGCTTGCTCAGATGGCAAAGAAGTGGCAGAAGATGGCAGCCATGGGGAGGAAGAGGCTCACGCGAACTACGTCTACAAGAGCAGCCGATGAGTGCTGCACGACGTCATCGGTGGCGGTGAAGGGCCACTGCGTCGTGTACACCGCCGACGGGTGTCGGTTCGAGGTGCCGCTACGGTACCTCGGCACGGCCGTCTTTGGCGAGCTCCTGAGGATGGCTCAGGAGGAGTTTGGGTTCgcaggcggcgacgatggccgGATCACGCTGCCCTGCGACGCCGCTGTCGTGGAGTACGCCATGTGCTTGCTCGGGAAAGATGCCTCCGCGGAAGTCATGAAGGCGTTCCTGAGCTCTGTCGCGAGGCCCTGCAGCTTTGACGGATGTGTTGCGGCGCCATGTGTAGGGCTTAACCAGTATGCAGCCGTTTGTTAG
- the LOC106866729 gene encoding auxin-responsive protein SAUR36: MVSAKRLAQMEKSWQRMAVLRTKRLTRTTTRAANECCLTSSVAVKGHCIVYTAGGGKFEVPLPYLSTALFSELLTMSLEEFGFVDSRITPPCDAAVMKYAFCLLRSDASAEVVKAFLSSVVRPCSSDGCVLAPCIALPAVC, encoded by the coding sequence ATGGTCAGTGCCAAGAGGCTTGCTCAGATGGAAAAAAGTTGGCAGAGAATGGCGGTCCTCAGGACGAAGAGGCTCACAAGGACAACGACGAGAGCAGCCAATGAGTGCTGCCTgacatcatcagtggcggtgaagGGCCACTGCATCGTGTACACGGCTGGCGGGGGGAAGTTCGAGGTGCCGCTGCCATACCTCAGCACAGCACTCTTCAGCGAGCTCCTGACAATGTCCCTGGAGGAGTTTGGGTTCGTGGACAGCAGGATCACGCCGCCCTGTGATGCCGCGGTCATGAAATACGCCTTCTGCTTGCTCAGGAGTGATGCCTCGGCAGAAGTTGTGAAGGCATTTCTGAGCTCCGTTGTGAGGCCATGCAGTTCTGACGGCTGTGTGTTGGCGCCATGTATAGCACTTCCAGCTGTTTGTTAG
- the LOC106866750 gene encoding auxin-responsive protein SAUR36 has protein sequence MVSAKRLAQMAKKWQKMAALGRKRLRRTTTTDECCETSSSSSVAVKGHCVMYTADGARFEVPLLYLSTVVVGELLRMSHDEFGFASDGRITLPCDVAVMEYVLCLLRRDAPEEVEAFLSSVARPSCRCDDGLEQYSLGLRSVAVSSF, from the coding sequence ATGGTGAGTGCCAAGAGGCTTGCTCAGATGGCAAAGAAGTGGCAGAAGATGGCAGCACTTGGGAGGAAGAGACTCAGACGAACGACGACGACCGATGAGTGCTGCGAGACATCGTCTTCATCGTCGGTGGCGGTGAAGGGGCACTGCGTGATGTACACCGCCGACGGGGCGCGGTTTGAGGTGCCGCTGCTGTACCTCAGCACGGTGGTCGTCGGCGAGCTCCTGAGGATGTCCCATGACGAGTTCGGCTTCGCGAGTGATGGCCGGATCACGCTGCCGTGCGATGTGGCGGTGATGGAATACGTCCTGTGCCTGCTCAGAAGGGAcgcgccggaggaggtggaggcttTCCTCAGCTCCGTGGCCAGGCCTTCTTGCCGCTGCGATGATGGCTTGGAGCAGTACTCCTTGGGACTTAGATCAGTAGCTGTTTCAAGTTTCTGA